GGAAATAGGTCGAAAGCTCCATCGGGCAGCGAACGCCCTTCGGCACGAAGACGAATGAGCCATCGGTAAAGACGGCCGAGTTCAGCGCCGCGTAGAAATTGTCGCCCTGGGGCACGACCGAGCCCAGATATTTCTTCACCAGGTCCGGATATTCGCGCATCGCCTCGGAGATCGACATGAAGATCACGCCGGCCTTGGCGAGTTCCTTCTTGAAGGTGGTAACGACCGAGACCGAGTCGAACACGGCGTCGACGGCAACACGGCTTTTCGGCTGGTGCTGTTTTTCCTGAACGCCGGCCAGGATTTCCTGCTCCTGCAGCGGAATGCCGAGCTTCTCATAGGTCGCCAGCAGTTCCGGGTCGACCTCGTCCAGCGTCTTCGGCCCGGTGACAGACTTCGGCGCGGCGTAGTAATAGAGATCGTTGAAATCGATCTTCGGGTAGTTCACCCGCGCCCAGCTCGGCTCTTCCATTGTGAGCCAGCGGCGATAGGCCTGAAGACGCCATTCCAGCATCCAGTCCGGCTCGTTCTTCTTGTGGGAAATGAAACGGATGATGTCTTCGGACAGGCCCTTGGGCGCCTTGTCCACCTCGATCATCGTTTCGAAACCGTATTTATACTGATCGACGTCGATCTCTGCGACCTGATCGACGGTTTCCTTGACGGCAACCATATGTTCACTCCACTCATGACCGGGTTCAAGGCCCGGCGGTTTAACGTGTACCAAAGCGGCTATACCGCCTTATGTAGTCAAAGCGAACGGGATTTGCACCCCGTTTCGCCTGCGTTTTGTCAAATCTTCAGGCGGCGGCGCCGGCCTGTTTCCGGCGCCCGGCAATTTTCGCGAATGCCGCAATCGCCCGGTCGATGTCCGCGTCGGTGGTGCTCCAGCCAAGCGAGATACGCAACGCCCCGAGACGCGGATCGCGCCCCATCGCCTTCAGCACGTGGCTTTCGCCCACCTTGCCGGACGAGCAGGCGGAGCCCGCCGAAAGCGCGATGCCTTCCAGATCGAAGGCAATCTGCCCGGTTTCCGCCTTCAGCCCCGGCAGGGTGAAGGCGGTGGTGTTGGGCACGCGGTCGCCACTCTCGCCATGGATGATGACGTCCGGCGCGGCAGCCCGCATGCCGGCCTCCAGCCGGTCGCGAAGCGCGGCGATCCTCGCATTACGCTCGGACAGACCGCTGGCGGCAAAGGCGGCCGCTGCGCCAAACCCGGCGATACCGGGAATATTCTCCGTGCCCGAACGGTGGCCCTTTTCGTGCCCGCCACCGCGAATGAGCGGCGTGGGCATCAGCGTTTCGCCGCGCGAGACAAGCGCGCCGATGCCTTTCGGTCCGCCGATCTTGTGGGCGGAGAGGATCAGGAAATCCGCTTCCAGCGCCTCAAGCGAGACGGGTATGCGGCCAACGGCCTGCACCGCATCGACCACCAGAAGGCCGCCATGGGCATGCACGATCTTCGCCGCCTCCGCGACCGGCTGCAG
This window of the Martelella lutilitoris genome carries:
- a CDS encoding cysteine desulfurase family protein, whose translation is MGTDRIYLDWNATAKLLPEARAALLEGLDLAGNPSSVHQEGRAARAAVEKARRQVAGLVGADPAHVVFTSGATEAASTVLTPDFRMGRSPVRLGGLYVSAIEHPAVHEGGRFPADMRREIPVGADGVVRLDALEDLLRKRDADAGLPMVAIMLANSETGILQPVAEAAKIVHAHGGLLVVDAVQAVGRIPVSLEALEADFLILSAHKIGGPKGIGALVSRGETLMPTPLIRGGGHEKGHRSGTENIPGIAGFGAAAAFAASGLSERNARIAALRDRLEAGMRAAAPDVIIHGESGDRVPNTTAFTLPGLKAETGQIAFDLEGIALSAGSACSSGKVGESHVLKAMGRDPRLGALRISLGWSTTDADIDRAIAAFAKIAGRRKQAGAAA